A genomic region of Silurus meridionalis isolate SWU-2019-XX chromosome 7, ASM1480568v1, whole genome shotgun sequence contains the following coding sequences:
- the six3b gene encoding homeobox protein SIX3b: MVFRSPLELYPSHLFLPNFVDRPLLLAASLPRPRSPEDPAMFQLPTLSFTAEQVASVCETLEETGDIERLGRFLWSLPVAPGACDAINKHEAIQRARAVVAYHTGSFRELYHILENHKFTKESHGKLQAMWLEAHYQEAEKLRGRPLGPVDKYRVRKKFPLPRTIWDGEQKTHCFKERTRGLLREWYLQDPYPNPSKKRELAQATGLTPTQVGNWFKNRRQRDRAAAAKNRLQQHALAQSALRSISGPGCAQRASASPSSASVCSGERPDPGTVLSVTDSDSDFDV, translated from the exons ATGGTTTTCAGATCTCCGTTAGAGCTTTACCCCTCTCACCTGTTCCTCCCGAACTTCGTGGATCGCCCCTTGCTACTAGCGGCCAGCCTCCCTCGCCCGAGGTCCCCGGAAGATCCAGCCATGTTCCAGTTGCCCACACTGAGCTTCACAGCCGAGCAGGTGGCCAGCGTGTGTGAAACCCTGGAGGAGACTGGTGACATCGAGCGCCTCGGCCGTTTCCTGTGGTCCCTGCCGGTGGCACCTGGCGCATGCGACGCCATCAACAAGCACGAGGCCATCCAACGGGCGCGCGCCGTGGTCGCCTACCACACGGGCAGCTTCCGCGAGCTCTACCACATCTTGGAGAATCACAAGTTTACCAAGGAATCGCATGGCAAGCTGCAGGCCATGTGGCTCGAAGCCCACTACCAGGAGGCTGAGAAGTTGCGCGGACGCCCACTCGGACCCGTCGACAAGTACCGTGTGCGCAAGAAGTTTCCACTGCCGCGTACCATTTGGGATGGCGAGCAGAAGACGCACTGCTTTAAGGAGCGGACGCGCGGCCTTCTGCGGGAGTGGTACCTACAGGACCCGTACCCCAACCCGAGCAAGAAGCGCGAGCTGGCGCAGGCTACCGGACTTACCCCCACCCAGGTGGGCAACTGGTTTAAAAATCGACGACAACGAGACAGAGCCGCCGCCGCTAAGAACAG gcTGCAGCAGCACGCTTTGGCACAGAGCGCTCTCCGCTCGATCTCGGGTCCCGGGTGCGCGCAGCGCGCCTCCGCGTCTCCCAGCAGCGCGAGCGTGTGCAGCGGCGAGAGACCCGACCCCGGTACTGTGCTCTCCGTCACCGACAGCGACTCAGACTTCGACGTATGA